One genomic window of Gemmatimonadaceae bacterium includes the following:
- a CDS encoding aldehyde dehydrogenase: protein MSMPNGTLNRRDFVRALLVDRNDLIVVSGLGSTTYDVAAAGDHPLNLYQWGGMGGTAMIGLGVALARPAQRVVVLTGDGDALMGLGSLATIGVKQPHNLSVVVLDNGRYGETGMQASHTSAGVDLASVAKACGFAESHTMSDMHRAPMMRALVHQGRGPILIRACIAREELPRVLPTRDGFEMRARFTAALVG from the coding sequence ATGTCGATGCCGAACGGAACGCTCAATCGGCGTGACTTCGTGCGGGCCCTGCTGGTGGATCGCAACGATCTGATCGTGGTGAGCGGCCTGGGCTCGACAACGTACGACGTGGCCGCGGCGGGCGATCACCCGCTCAACCTGTATCAGTGGGGTGGCATGGGCGGGACGGCCATGATTGGCCTCGGTGTCGCATTGGCGAGACCGGCGCAACGGGTCGTCGTGCTCACCGGCGACGGTGACGCGCTGATGGGGCTGGGAAGCCTCGCGACCATTGGCGTGAAGCAACCGCACAACCTGAGTGTGGTGGTGCTGGACAACGGTCGGTACGGTGAAACCGGCATGCAGGCCAGTCACACCAGCGCAGGGGTTGATCTCGCCAGCGTGGCGAAGGCCTGCGGATTCGCCGAATCACACACGATGTCCGACATGCACCGCGCGCCGATGATGCGCGCGCTGGTGCACCAGGGCCGAGGGCCGATTCTGATTCGTGCGTGTATCGCCCGCGAGGAGCTGCCACGGGTGTTGCCGACTCGTGACGGATTCGAGATGCGGGCGCGATTCACGGCAGCGCTCGTCGGGTGA
- a CDS encoding DPP IV N-terminal domain-containing protein, whose translation MASLAMAVTTVQAQALPPNPNGPSANWAQYEKFSTANVRTMSFSTTITPRWIGETDSVFYSWRDHSGERWYLVNALTRAKKPLFDHAKLAAQLSVLRKKAVDANALNDQFSLINITKDHKHLRFAVDSERYNWNIVTETLTSLGRFRGAQDSLMTKDEEVDQVLGIGGGRGGGGRGAAPPQAGRGAAPEFRNWAPDSSAFVFARNYNLYLWEKAKGDTVQITRDGIEKYSYAGGGRGGGGQLDTTQLQQQEDNQLTGASAANRPSRPTVNWSQDSKAFHLTRTDNRGVKEMYLVRSLTEPRPTLLSYSYPMPGEDSIPKPEIWTYIRGDKEAKRAPLDKWRDQRIVASGQVGVTIGGGRGGGGGAAPPAGPGYWMGKTGTTIRVVRRDRLQRNVEFVELDIATGQSKVLFSDTKGDAGSLELQGPTYVKTGGDFLWFSERDGWGHYYLYSYDGKLKRQLTSGPWRADAIIAIDSIKGFAYIRGQGREPGENLYNTHLYKVSLADASISLLDPGNASHTSVLSKNQRWIIDQSSRVDTVPRVQLRDAITGKLALDLETADLSKLQEAGWKFPETFQTLAADGVTPIFGNMWKPFDFDSTKKYPIIAHVYPGPQTESVTGAFSGSPAPQQLAQLGFIVIQIGNRGGTPARSGAYQDFSYFDMRDYALADKKTGIEQLASRHKWIDLDRVGIFGHSGGGFLTAAALLLPPYNEFFKVGVSESGNHDNNIYNNNWSEQYHGLKWVAASDTARLTAEARSKGRSADFVAGAAVATTQLGGRGTVNGRGGVQNGGRGGGGGVTGGRGATGADSTAAARPAGAPAAVPDSVFWIYVPTNIDIANNLKGKLLLETGDEDNNVSPSNTIRLVNALIQSGKRFDYMIYPGQPHAYGPMAPYAYQLQAEYFAEFLLGDRSFRMSADFKKHRP comes from the coding sequence ATGGCCTCCCTCGCCATGGCCGTCACCACGGTGCAGGCGCAGGCGCTGCCGCCCAATCCCAACGGTCCCAGTGCCAACTGGGCCCAATACGAGAAGTTCAGCACGGCCAACGTGCGGACCATGTCGTTCAGCACCACCATTACGCCGCGATGGATTGGCGAGACGGATTCGGTGTTCTACAGTTGGCGGGATCATTCGGGAGAGCGGTGGTATCTGGTGAACGCGCTCACGCGTGCCAAGAAGCCACTGTTCGATCACGCCAAACTGGCCGCGCAGTTATCGGTGCTGCGCAAGAAAGCCGTGGACGCGAACGCGCTGAATGATCAATTCTCGCTGATCAACATCACGAAAGACCACAAGCATTTGCGGTTTGCCGTTGACAGTGAGCGCTACAACTGGAACATCGTCACGGAAACCCTCACGAGCCTTGGCCGCTTTCGTGGCGCGCAGGACTCGTTGATGACGAAGGATGAAGAAGTGGATCAGGTGCTCGGCATTGGTGGTGGGCGGGGCGGCGGCGGGCGCGGCGCAGCACCACCGCAAGCCGGTCGCGGGGCCGCCCCGGAGTTCCGCAACTGGGCACCCGACAGCTCGGCCTTCGTGTTCGCCCGCAACTACAACTTGTATTTGTGGGAGAAAGCCAAGGGCGACACGGTGCAGATCACGCGCGACGGCATTGAGAAGTACAGCTATGCAGGCGGCGGGCGGGGCGGCGGCGGACAGCTCGACACGACGCAACTGCAACAGCAGGAAGACAACCAACTGACCGGCGCATCGGCGGCAAACAGACCGTCCCGCCCGACGGTCAACTGGTCTCAGGATTCCAAGGCGTTCCATCTCACCCGCACGGACAACCGTGGGGTCAAGGAGATGTATCTGGTGCGGTCGCTGACGGAGCCGCGGCCCACGCTCCTGTCGTACTCGTATCCGATGCCTGGTGAAGACAGCATCCCGAAGCCGGAAATATGGACCTACATCCGCGGCGACAAGGAGGCGAAGCGGGCGCCACTCGACAAATGGCGCGATCAACGCATCGTCGCCTCGGGGCAAGTGGGGGTTACCATCGGCGGCGGTCGCGGTGGCGGTGGTGGCGCGGCACCGCCTGCCGGCCCGGGTTATTGGATGGGGAAGACCGGAACGACCATTCGCGTGGTGCGTCGCGACCGGCTGCAACGCAACGTGGAATTTGTCGAGCTGGACATCGCCACCGGGCAAAGCAAGGTGCTGTTCAGCGACACCAAGGGCGATGCCGGGTCGTTGGAACTGCAAGGCCCGACCTATGTGAAGACCGGCGGTGATTTCCTCTGGTTTTCCGAACGAGACGGCTGGGGGCATTACTACCTGTACAGCTACGACGGCAAGCTGAAGCGTCAGCTCACGTCCGGCCCCTGGCGCGCTGATGCCATCATCGCCATCGACAGCATCAAGGGGTTCGCCTACATCCGTGGTCAGGGGCGCGAGCCGGGCGAGAACCTGTACAACACGCATCTGTACAAAGTGAGTCTCGCCGACGCGAGTATCAGCTTGCTCGATCCGGGGAACGCGTCGCACACATCGGTGCTGTCCAAGAATCAGCGCTGGATCATCGACCAGTCATCGCGGGTGGACACGGTGCCGCGCGTGCAGCTGCGTGATGCGATCACCGGCAAGCTGGCGCTCGATCTGGAAACCGCCGATCTCTCGAAGCTTCAGGAAGCCGGCTGGAAATTCCCCGAGACGTTCCAGACACTGGCCGCCGATGGGGTGACGCCGATCTTCGGCAACATGTGGAAGCCGTTCGACTTCGACTCCACCAAGAAATATCCCATCATCGCGCATGTGTATCCCGGTCCGCAAACCGAGTCGGTGACGGGTGCGTTCAGCGGGTCGCCCGCACCGCAACAGCTGGCGCAGCTGGGCTTCATCGTGATTCAGATTGGCAATCGCGGCGGCACGCCGGCGCGGTCGGGCGCGTACCAGGACTTCAGCTACTTCGACATGCGCGACTACGCGCTGGCCGACAAGAAGACCGGTATCGAGCAGCTGGCATCGCGTCACAAATGGATCGACCTGGATCGCGTGGGGATCTTCGGCCACTCCGGCGGCGGGTTTCTCACGGCGGCGGCCCTGTTGCTCCCGCCGTACAACGAGTTCTTCAAGGTCGGCGTGAGCGAATCCGGCAACCACGACAACAACATCTACAACAACAACTGGTCCGAGCAGTATCACGGGCTCAAGTGGGTAGCGGCCTCGGATACCGCGCGTCTGACGGCGGAAGCACGTTCGAAGGGACGCAGCGCCGACTTTGTCGCGGGGGCGGCGGTGGCCACCACCCAGTTGGGCGGTCGCGGCACGGTGAATGGACGTGGTGGGGTGCAGAATGGCGGACGAGGGGGTGGTGGCGGTGTCACCGGTGGCCGTGGTGCCACGGGTGCCGACAGCACGGCGGCGGCGCGTCCTGCGGGCGCACCGGCGGCAGTCCCCGACAGCGTGTTCTGGATTTACGTGCCCACCAACATCGACATCGCCAACAATCTCAAGGGCAAGCTCTTGCTGGAAACGGGCGATGAAGACAACAACGTGAGCCCCAGCAATACCATTCGCCTGGTCAACGCGCTGATTCAAAGCGGCAAGCGATTTGACTATATGATCTACCCCGGTCAGCCGCACGCCTACGGACCGATGGCGCCGTACGCCTACCAGTTGCAGGCCGAGTACTTCGCCGAATTCCTGCTCGGTGACCGCAGCTTCCGGATGAGTGCCGACTTCAAGAAGCACCGTCCATAG
- a CDS encoding efflux RND transporter permease subunit produces the protein MFISDFAIRRPIITVVSMLALAVFGIASLLRLDTDEFPELAPPVVFVGVGYPGAAPDVVEREVVTRLEDKLSGIGGIDKLNSSSTDGFGQIVVTFVFSKDLDQAMQDVRDAISAVRPQLPQEMLEPVVYRFDPNQRPIVSLALTSATLSTPVLTQLADGLIGGELRSISGVAQVNIVGGDSAQLNVNVRPGALAAVGVGIDQVVSAVRSQNLAAPVGRVNGALERRVIRLDGRLEHPEEFAQIVVARRGDGLVRLGELADVDAGAAEPTSSAVYNGTPAIGLDIIKSREASTTAVSEAIRARMTELQATLPAGTRLEMVRDGGVRIDNSVRNVEETLVEGAALTVLVVFLFLNSWRSTVITGLALPVSVLAAFAPLLAFGFTLNVMSLMGLSLAIGILIDDAIVVRENIVRHIEMGKDHVRASHEGTNEIGLAVTATTFAIVAVFVPVGFMPGIAGQLFKPFALTIASAVLVSLFVSFSLDPMLSAYWPDPQLEAHQRRNALARVLDRFNVWFDRQADRYKIVIGWALDHRWWMIAIAVGSLLLAIGLQMRFGGFGFAPIQDNSELNVSVEAPPGSTLEYTVGKAEEVARIIRRHAEVAYCYTTAGSATGSGAVDVAAIYVRLVPKRERHISQEAMAAVIREEIGHVAGAVTNTFTAASLGGNQKAMQLQIQGPDATTLGRLALQIADSVRQVKGAVDVGLSTKGETPELRVRVNRGLASSMGVNVAQLATALRFAFAGVETGTWVDPAGISRAVRVRLAPGARERVRDVASLPIMVAGAAGTGGTTPYVPLEQVAVITAENGPAQIDHFQRRRVVTVGANVVGASMGNVAQDVMTRVGQVPLPPGYRITEGGQVESQNQMFGSIITSLGVAVMLMYLILVVQFGSFLEPLVILISLPLSLIGVVGALLATGDTLNVMSLIGVMMLMGIVAKNAILLIDFAKWAHTSGRLSVRDALVEAGRIRLRPILMTTLALIAGMIPVALGFGEGGDFRAPLGRAVIGGVIASTVLTLVVVPTVYEIMEHWRGTVLRKFGIGVAATGAAATPIAPAMDGAS, from the coding sequence ATGTTCATTTCTGATTTCGCGATACGCCGGCCGATCATCACCGTCGTGTCGATGCTGGCTTTGGCGGTCTTCGGCATCGCGTCGCTGCTCCGACTCGACACGGATGAGTTCCCCGAGCTGGCGCCACCCGTGGTGTTCGTGGGTGTTGGGTATCCGGGCGCCGCGCCCGACGTGGTCGAGCGTGAAGTTGTCACCCGACTTGAGGACAAGCTTTCGGGCATTGGCGGTATCGACAAGCTCAACTCGTCCTCGACCGATGGCTTCGGGCAGATTGTGGTCACGTTTGTCTTCTCGAAGGACCTCGACCAAGCGATGCAGGATGTGCGCGACGCGATTTCGGCGGTTCGTCCGCAGCTCCCGCAGGAGATGCTCGAGCCGGTGGTGTACCGTTTCGATCCCAATCAGCGCCCCATCGTGTCATTGGCACTCACCTCGGCGACGCTCAGTACGCCGGTGCTCACGCAGCTGGCTGATGGTCTGATTGGCGGGGAATTGCGATCCATATCGGGCGTGGCGCAGGTGAACATTGTGGGCGGCGACAGCGCGCAGCTCAATGTCAATGTGCGACCCGGAGCGCTGGCCGCCGTCGGTGTCGGCATCGATCAGGTGGTGAGCGCGGTGCGATCGCAGAACCTCGCGGCCCCCGTGGGGCGCGTGAATGGCGCGCTGGAGCGACGGGTCATCCGCCTGGACGGACGGCTCGAGCATCCGGAGGAGTTTGCACAGATTGTGGTTGCCAGACGCGGGGACGGTTTGGTGCGACTGGGTGAGCTGGCCGACGTCGACGCCGGTGCGGCGGAGCCGACGTCGTCCGCTGTGTACAACGGCACGCCGGCCATCGGCCTCGACATCATCAAATCGCGGGAGGCGAGCACCACGGCGGTGAGCGAGGCGATTCGCGCGCGCATGACCGAGTTGCAGGCCACCCTGCCCGCTGGTACGCGCCTGGAAATGGTGCGTGATGGCGGCGTGCGCATCGACAACTCCGTACGCAACGTCGAGGAGACGCTAGTGGAGGGCGCTGCCCTGACCGTGCTGGTGGTGTTCCTCTTCCTCAACTCGTGGCGGTCCACGGTGATTACGGGACTGGCCCTTCCGGTCTCCGTGCTCGCCGCGTTCGCTCCGCTGCTGGCGTTCGGTTTCACGCTCAATGTGATGTCCCTGATGGGACTCTCGCTGGCCATCGGTATTCTCATCGATGACGCCATCGTGGTGCGCGAAAACATCGTGCGACACATCGAGATGGGGAAAGATCATGTCCGCGCCTCTCACGAGGGCACGAACGAAATCGGCCTGGCGGTGACCGCCACGACGTTCGCCATTGTGGCGGTGTTCGTGCCGGTGGGATTCATGCCCGGCATTGCGGGCCAGCTGTTCAAGCCGTTTGCACTCACGATTGCCAGCGCGGTGCTGGTGTCACTGTTCGTGTCGTTCTCGCTCGACCCGATGTTGTCGGCATACTGGCCCGACCCGCAGCTTGAGGCACACCAGCGGCGCAACGCGCTGGCGCGTGTGCTCGATCGCTTCAATGTCTGGTTTGATCGACAGGCCGATCGCTACAAAATCGTGATTGGCTGGGCGCTCGATCATCGATGGTGGATGATTGCCATCGCCGTGGGCAGCCTGCTGCTCGCCATCGGACTGCAAATGCGATTCGGTGGATTCGGTTTCGCGCCGATCCAGGACAACAGCGAACTCAACGTCTCGGTTGAAGCGCCGCCCGGCTCGACCTTGGAGTATACGGTCGGCAAGGCCGAAGAGGTTGCGCGAATCATTCGCCGCCACGCGGAGGTGGCCTACTGCTACACCACGGCCGGCAGCGCCACCGGATCCGGGGCCGTCGATGTGGCGGCGATCTATGTGCGGCTGGTGCCCAAGCGTGAGCGGCATATCAGCCAGGAGGCGATGGCGGCGGTGATCCGCGAAGAGATTGGGCACGTGGCTGGTGCGGTGACGAATACCTTCACTGCGGCCAGTCTTGGCGGCAACCAGAAGGCGATGCAACTCCAGATTCAGGGGCCTGACGCCACAACCCTTGGTCGCCTCGCCCTGCAAATCGCCGACTCCGTGCGACAAGTGAAAGGTGCCGTCGACGTCGGGCTGTCGACGAAAGGCGAGACGCCGGAATTGCGTGTTCGAGTGAACCGCGGCCTCGCGTCCAGTATGGGTGTCAACGTGGCGCAGTTGGCGACGGCGTTGCGATTTGCCTTTGCCGGCGTCGAGACCGGCACCTGGGTGGATCCGGCCGGTATCTCGCGCGCGGTGCGCGTGCGACTGGCTCCCGGTGCGCGCGAGCGTGTGCGTGACGTCGCCAGTCTCCCTATCATGGTGGCCGGGGCTGCGGGGACAGGGGGCACTACGCCCTACGTTCCGCTGGAGCAAGTGGCCGTGATTACGGCGGAGAACGGCCCGGCGCAGATCGACCATTTTCAACGCCGCCGCGTGGTTACGGTGGGTGCCAATGTCGTCGGCGCGTCGATGGGCAACGTGGCGCAGGACGTCATGACACGCGTGGGGCAGGTGCCACTGCCGCCCGGCTATCGCATTACCGAGGGCGGGCAGGTGGAGAGCCAAAATCAGATGTTCGGATCGATCATCACGTCGCTGGGCGTGGCGGTCATGCTGATGTACCTGATTCTGGTGGTGCAGTTCGGGTCATTTCTCGAACCGCTGGTCATCCTGATTTCCCTGCCGCTTTCGCTCATTGGCGTGGTGGGTGCGCTGCTGGCCACCGGCGACACGCTGAACGTGATGAGTCTCATTGGCGTCATGATGCTAATGGGCATCGTGGCCAAGAATGCCATCCTGCTCATCGATTTTGCGAAGTGGGCGCACACCAGCGGACGGCTGAGCGTGCGCGACGCACTGGTGGAGGCAGGGCGCATCCGACTGCGGCCCATCCTCATGACGACACTGGCCCTGATTGCCGGCATGATCCCGGTGGCGCTCGGCTTTGGCGAGGGCGGCGACTTTCGCGCGCCGCTGGGGCGGGCGGTCATTGGTGGCGTCATTGCGTCGACGGTGCTCACCCTGGTCGTGGTGCCGACGGTGTACGAAATCATGGAGCACTGGCGCGGCACGGTGCTTCGGAAATTCGGGATCGGCGTTGCCGCGACGGGAGCCGCGGCAACGCCGATCGCACCGGCTATGGACGGTGCTTCTTGA